A single window of Mycolicibacterium aurum DNA harbors:
- the mmsB gene encoding multiple monosaccharide ABC transporter permease — translation MSTPTVNTAATTPTPPPSDSPAARLRTAVQGNFRQYGMVVALALIVILFQIWTDGILLKPLNVTNIVQQNGYILVLAIGMVIVIISGHIDLSVGSIAGFIGAMSAVLMIRQELPWPVAVVLCLLLGALIGAWQGFWIAYVGIPSFIVTLAGMLVFRGATQYLLEGQSIAPFPRSFGQVSSGFLPEIGGSSLYHWPTVILGAVVMVFAVWQQLRQRRTQTRYGFDVLPTGWFVAKCAAIVAALAAFTLLLASYRGVPVVGIILALAFVVYAFVMRSTVFGRQVYAVGGNVAAARLSGVKTKRVTFLVFVNMGLLSALAGLLFAARLNSATPQAGIGMELEAIAAAFIGGASANGGVGTVFGAIIGGFVLGVLNNGMSLVGIGSDVQQVIKGLVLLAAVGFDVYNKKKGGS, via the coding sequence ATGTCCACCCCCACGGTGAACACCGCGGCCACCACACCGACGCCACCCCCGTCCGATTCGCCGGCCGCGCGGCTGCGGACGGCAGTGCAGGGCAACTTCCGGCAGTACGGCATGGTCGTCGCGCTGGCACTGATCGTGATCCTGTTCCAGATCTGGACGGACGGCATCCTGCTCAAACCGCTCAACGTCACCAACATCGTCCAGCAGAACGGCTACATCCTCGTCCTGGCCATCGGCATGGTCATCGTGATCATCTCGGGGCACATCGACCTGTCCGTGGGGTCGATCGCGGGGTTCATCGGCGCCATGTCCGCAGTGCTGATGATCCGGCAGGAGTTGCCGTGGCCGGTCGCCGTCGTACTCTGCCTGCTCTTGGGCGCCTTGATCGGTGCGTGGCAAGGCTTCTGGATCGCCTACGTCGGGATCCCGTCGTTCATCGTGACGCTGGCCGGGATGCTGGTGTTCCGGGGCGCGACCCAGTACCTGCTGGAAGGTCAGTCGATCGCACCGTTCCCACGCAGCTTCGGGCAGGTCAGCAGCGGCTTCCTCCCTGAGATCGGGGGTAGCAGCCTGTACCACTGGCCGACCGTCATCCTCGGTGCGGTGGTCATGGTCTTCGCCGTCTGGCAACAGCTGCGTCAACGACGGACGCAGACCCGGTACGGATTCGACGTGCTGCCGACGGGCTGGTTCGTCGCCAAGTGCGCCGCGATCGTCGCTGCGCTCGCGGCCTTCACGCTGCTCCTGGCCAGCTATCGCGGCGTGCCTGTGGTCGGAATCATCCTGGCGTTGGCGTTCGTCGTGTACGCCTTCGTGATGCGCTCGACGGTGTTCGGCCGTCAGGTGTACGCCGTCGGGGGCAATGTGGCCGCGGCACGGCTGTCCGGGGTCAAGACCAAGCGGGTGACCTTCCTGGTCTTCGTGAACATGGGGCTGCTGTCGGCGCTGGCCGGGTTGCTGTTCGCCGCACGGCTGAATTCCGCGACGCCGCAGGCGGGAATCGGGATGGAGCTGGAGGCGATCGCCGCCGCCTTCATCGGCGGCGCCTCGGCCAACGGCGGTGTCGGCACGGTGTTCGGCGCCATCATCGGCGGATTCGTCCTCGGCGTCCTCAACAACGGTATGAGCCTGGTCGGTATCGGAAGCGACGTGCAGCAGGTCATCAAGGGCCTGGTGCTCCTGGCTGCCGTCGGGTTCGACGTCTACAACAAGAAGAAAGGCGGTTCATGA
- the mmsA gene encoding multiple monosaccharide ABC transporter ATP-binding protein — translation MGEQATALLEMRGITKRFGNVTALSDVNLTVRQGEIHAICGENGAGKSTLMKVLSGIYPHGSYDGEIVFDGRPGDFKDIRSSERRGIGIIHQELALVPVLSIAENMFLGNEHAKAGVISWHETMTHAQRLLDRVGLNESPRTRIADIGVGKQQLVEIAKALSKKVKLLILDEPTAALNDEDSRHLLDLIVELREQGLTCIIISHKLNEVMRVADTITILRDGRTIETQKVEHELTEEHIIRGMVGRDIVDRFPERAEHPIGEVTFAIEDWTVFHPLDQHRKVVDGVSINVRRGEVVGLAGLMGAGRTELAMSVFGRSYGKKAGGAVFKDGKEIRTRTVAEAISHRIAYATEDRKHYGLNLMDDIARSVTLASLPKVSRLSIINEHEETVVAERFRKDMQIKASSVKATTGNLSGGNQQKVVLSKWIFADPDVLILDEPTRGIDVGAKYEIYTIINALAAQGKAVIVISSELPELIGLCDRIYTLNEGRLTGEVARKDAAQETLMRYMMKGRT, via the coding sequence ATGGGTGAGCAGGCCACAGCACTGCTGGAGATGCGGGGCATCACCAAGCGATTCGGCAACGTCACGGCGCTTTCCGACGTCAACCTCACGGTGCGCCAGGGTGAGATCCACGCCATCTGTGGCGAGAACGGCGCGGGCAAGTCGACATTGATGAAGGTGCTGAGCGGCATCTATCCGCACGGCAGCTACGACGGCGAGATCGTGTTCGACGGTCGCCCCGGCGATTTCAAGGACATCCGGTCCAGTGAGCGCCGCGGCATCGGGATCATCCACCAGGAGCTCGCACTGGTACCCGTGCTGTCCATCGCCGAGAACATGTTCCTGGGCAATGAGCACGCGAAGGCAGGCGTCATCAGCTGGCACGAGACGATGACCCACGCGCAGCGGCTGCTCGACCGGGTGGGCCTCAACGAAAGCCCCAGGACACGAATCGCCGACATCGGGGTCGGGAAGCAGCAACTCGTCGAGATCGCCAAGGCGCTGTCGAAAAAGGTCAAGCTGCTGATCCTGGACGAGCCGACGGCGGCGCTCAACGACGAGGACAGCCGGCACCTGCTCGATCTGATCGTCGAGCTCAGGGAGCAGGGGCTGACCTGCATCATCATCTCGCACAAGCTCAATGAGGTGATGCGGGTCGCCGACACCATCACGATCCTGCGTGACGGCCGGACCATCGAGACGCAGAAGGTCGAGCACGAGCTCACCGAAGAGCACATCATCCGCGGCATGGTGGGTCGCGACATCGTGGACCGCTTTCCGGAGCGGGCCGAGCACCCCATCGGCGAGGTCACCTTCGCGATCGAGGACTGGACCGTTTTCCATCCCCTCGATCAGCACCGCAAGGTCGTCGACGGCGTCTCCATCAATGTCCGGCGGGGCGAGGTTGTCGGCCTTGCCGGCCTCATGGGCGCGGGCCGTACCGAACTCGCGATGAGCGTCTTCGGCCGGAGCTACGGAAAGAAGGCCGGCGGCGCGGTCTTCAAGGACGGCAAAGAGATTCGGACCCGCACCGTGGCCGAAGCCATCTCCCATCGCATCGCCTACGCCACCGAGGACCGCAAGCACTACGGCTTGAACCTGATGGACGACATCGCCCGCAGCGTCACCTTGGCGTCACTGCCCAAGGTGAGCCGGTTGTCGATCATCAACGAGCACGAGGAGACGGTCGTCGCCGAACGCTTCCGCAAGGACATGCAGATCAAGGCGAGTTCGGTGAAGGCCACCACCGGGAATCTCTCCGGCGGCAACCAGCAGAAGGTCGTGCTGAGCAAGTGGATCTTCGCCGACCCGGACGTGCTCATCCTCGACGAACCGACGCGCGGGATCGACGTCGGCGCCAAGTACGAGATCTACACCATCATCAACGCCCTTGCTGCACAGGGCAAAGCGGTGATCGTCATCTCCTCTGAGCTTCCTGAGCTGATCGGCCTGTGCGACCGCATCTACACCCTCAACGAGGGCCGCCTCACCGGCGAGGTCGCCCGCAAGGACGCGGCACAGGAGACGTTGATGCGCTACATGATGAAGGGACGAACCTAG
- the chvE gene encoding multiple monosaccharide ABC transporter substrate-binding protein: protein MSVLAAMAALTSAGCGRETATEAPGAGGDRTGTVGIAMPTKSSERWVADGDNMAEQFQALGYETDLQYGDDVVQNQVSQIENMITKGVKVLVVAPIDGSSLTDILQRAADANIPVVSYDRLIRGTENVDYYATFDNFKVGVLQATYIVDKLGLEQAPGPFNIELFAGSPDDNNATFFFDGAMSVLQPYIDSGKLIVKSGQTSFDQVATLRWDGGLAQSRMDNLLSRSYTSGRVDAVLSPYDGMSLGIISALKSAGYGIPTNPLPIVTGQDAELASVKSIIAGEQTQTVFKDTRELAKAAVQMADSLLTGGTPEVNDDSTYNNGVKVVPAFLLEPVSVDKSNYQQVLIDSGYYTSAQLA, encoded by the coding sequence GTGAGTGTGCTGGCCGCGATGGCCGCCCTCACGAGCGCCGGCTGCGGCCGCGAAACCGCGACCGAGGCACCCGGCGCCGGCGGTGACCGCACCGGCACCGTGGGTATCGCGATGCCCACCAAGTCGTCGGAGCGCTGGGTTGCCGACGGCGACAACATGGCCGAGCAGTTCCAGGCGCTCGGATACGAGACCGATCTGCAGTACGGCGACGACGTGGTGCAGAACCAGGTGTCGCAGATCGAGAACATGATCACCAAGGGCGTCAAGGTGTTGGTGGTCGCCCCCATCGACGGATCGTCGCTCACCGACATCCTGCAGCGGGCCGCGGATGCGAACATCCCGGTGGTCAGTTACGACCGGCTGATCCGCGGAACCGAGAACGTCGACTACTACGCGACTTTCGACAACTTCAAGGTCGGGGTCCTGCAGGCGACCTACATCGTGGACAAGCTCGGCCTCGAACAGGCACCGGGGCCGTTCAACATCGAACTCTTCGCCGGATCACCCGATGACAACAACGCAACGTTCTTCTTCGACGGGGCGATGAGCGTACTGCAGCCCTACATCGACAGCGGCAAGCTGATCGTCAAGAGCGGTCAGACCTCGTTCGACCAGGTGGCCACACTGCGTTGGGACGGCGGACTGGCCCAGTCCCGGATGGACAATCTGCTCAGCAGGTCCTACACCAGCGGCCGCGTCGACGCCGTGCTGTCCCCCTACGACGGGATGTCGCTGGGCATCATCTCGGCGCTGAAGTCCGCCGGATACGGCATCCCCACCAACCCGCTGCCGATCGTCACCGGCCAGGACGCCGAACTGGCGTCGGTCAAGTCGATCATCGCGGGCGAGCAGACCCAGACCGTCTTCAAGGACACCCGCGAACTGGCGAAAGCTGCTGTACAGATGGCTGATTCGCTGCTGACCGGCGGGACGCCCGAGGTCAACGACGACTCCACCTACAACAACGGCGTGAAGGTCGTGCCGGCGTTTCTGCTCGAGCCCGTCAGCGTGGACAAGAGCAATTACCAGCAGGTCCTGATCGATTCCGGTTACTACACGTCAGCGCAACTGGCGTGA
- a CDS encoding ABC transporter substrate-binding protein, which translates to MKKLFSAMLGIATAGVLAACGSGPAPGAAPGGGGEGGQITMGFSQVGAESGWRTANTASIQDAAKAADVDLKFSDANGKQENQISAIRSFIQQRVDVIAFSPVVRTGWDAVLLEAKNAGIPVILTDRAVDTQEKDVYKTFLGADFVREGQWAGDWVVKQYAAAPGPVNIVQLEGTTGSDPALERSSGFAEAISTNPNLTVIASQTGDFTRSGGKQVMEAFLKANPKIDLVFAQNDDMALGAMEAIEAAGLKPGQDIKIVAIDATRDGMQALADGKINFIVECNPLLGPELMDLAKKVVAGDEVPARVVTPDETFDQAQAAAVLPERKY; encoded by the coding sequence GTGAAAAAACTATTCTCAGCGATGCTCGGCATCGCCACGGCCGGCGTACTCGCGGCCTGCGGCAGCGGACCGGCGCCGGGTGCGGCGCCCGGCGGCGGCGGTGAGGGCGGTCAGATCACCATGGGGTTCTCCCAGGTGGGCGCCGAGAGCGGGTGGCGGACCGCGAACACCGCCTCGATCCAGGACGCGGCCAAGGCCGCCGACGTCGACCTGAAATTCTCCGACGCCAACGGCAAGCAGGAGAACCAGATCTCGGCGATCCGGTCCTTCATCCAGCAGCGCGTCGACGTGATCGCGTTCAGCCCGGTGGTGCGCACCGGGTGGGACGCCGTCCTGCTCGAGGCCAAGAACGCCGGCATCCCCGTCATCCTCACCGACCGCGCGGTCGACACCCAGGAGAAGGACGTCTACAAGACATTCCTCGGCGCCGACTTCGTCCGCGAGGGGCAGTGGGCGGGCGACTGGGTGGTCAAGCAGTACGCAGCGGCTCCCGGCCCGGTCAACATCGTCCAGCTGGAGGGGACCACCGGATCCGATCCGGCCCTGGAGCGCAGTTCCGGGTTCGCCGAGGCGATCTCCACAAACCCGAACCTCACTGTGATCGCCTCGCAGACCGGTGATTTCACCCGCTCCGGCGGCAAGCAGGTGATGGAGGCCTTCCTGAAGGCCAACCCGAAGATCGATCTGGTGTTCGCGCAGAACGACGATATGGCCCTCGGGGCGATGGAGGCCATCGAGGCTGCCGGCCTGAAGCCCGGTCAGGACATCAAGATCGTTGCCATCGACGCGACGCGCGACGGTATGCAGGCGCTTGCCGACGGCAAGATCAACTTCATCGTGGAATGCAATCCACTTCTCGGGCCGGAGTTGATGGATCTGGCCAAGAAGGTGGTGGCCGGCGACGAGGTACCCGCCCGTGTCGTCACCCCGGACGAGACCTTCGATCAGGCCCAGGCCGCCGCCGTCCTTCCTGAGCGCAAGTACTGA
- a CDS encoding sugar ABC transporter ATP-binding protein encodes MTTPTARRSGAPVVLMRDVSIEFPGVKALDGVDFRLLPGEIHALMGENGAGKSTLIKALTGVYDIDSGSITVDGVEQRFTGPRQAQDAGISTVYQEVNLCTNLTVAENILLGREPRRRGGIDYRAMNRRAAELLGELDLAIDPSSTLGTHPIALQQLVAIARATAVNARVLILDEPTSSLDADEVAELFRVMRRLRDAGTAILFVSHFLDQVYEISDRMTVLRNGGLVGEYPTAELDRVKLIAAMLGHELDLLDEIADTVAESDSHTEDTVISVTDLARPPAVHPVDFEVRRGEVVGLAGLLGSGRTELARLLFGADRATSGRVTVNGTATTLRSPRAAISRGIAFSSEDRKAEGIVGDLTIRDNLVLALQARRGFARPLSRRTKDDLVGRYMEALDIRPRNPWALVKNLSGGNQQKVLLARWLITEPQLFILDEPTRGIDVGAKAQIQKLVADLAADGMGVVFISAELDEVARISDRIAVMREGHCIAQVGTECTVRELTALIAGGSER; translated from the coding sequence ATGACCACACCGACTGCACGGCGCTCCGGCGCCCCGGTGGTTCTCATGCGGGACGTCAGCATCGAGTTCCCGGGTGTGAAGGCTCTCGACGGAGTGGATTTCCGATTGCTGCCCGGCGAGATCCACGCGCTGATGGGCGAGAACGGCGCCGGCAAGTCGACGCTGATCAAGGCGCTCACCGGTGTCTACGACATCGACTCGGGCAGCATCACCGTCGACGGGGTCGAGCAGCGGTTCACCGGACCACGGCAGGCGCAGGACGCCGGTATCAGCACCGTCTATCAGGAAGTCAACCTCTGCACCAACTTGACTGTGGCGGAGAACATTCTGCTGGGCCGGGAACCGCGACGCCGGGGCGGGATCGATTACCGCGCAATGAACCGCAGGGCCGCCGAGTTGCTCGGGGAGCTGGATCTGGCCATCGACCCGAGCTCCACGCTGGGGACCCACCCCATCGCGCTGCAACAACTCGTCGCGATCGCCCGCGCAACGGCGGTCAACGCACGGGTACTGATACTCGATGAACCCACGTCGAGTCTGGACGCCGACGAGGTCGCCGAGCTCTTCCGGGTGATGCGGCGGCTACGCGACGCGGGTACGGCCATCCTGTTCGTCTCACACTTCCTCGATCAGGTGTACGAGATCTCCGATCGAATGACAGTGCTGCGCAACGGCGGTCTGGTCGGCGAATACCCCACGGCCGAGCTGGACAGGGTGAAGCTGATCGCCGCCATGCTCGGCCACGAACTCGACCTGCTCGACGAGATCGCGGACACCGTCGCCGAAAGCGATTCCCACACCGAGGACACCGTGATCAGCGTGACCGACCTCGCCCGTCCTCCGGCGGTCCACCCGGTGGATTTCGAGGTACGTCGTGGCGAGGTGGTCGGTCTGGCCGGGCTGCTGGGCTCCGGCCGAACCGAACTGGCGCGCCTGCTCTTCGGCGCCGACCGCGCGACGAGCGGCCGGGTGACGGTCAACGGAACGGCCACGACGTTGCGTTCCCCGCGCGCCGCGATATCTCGGGGGATCGCCTTCTCCTCGGAAGACCGCAAGGCCGAAGGCATCGTCGGCGACCTCACCATCCGCGACAACCTGGTGCTCGCCCTACAGGCTCGGCGAGGATTCGCCCGCCCGCTGTCCAGGAGGACCAAAGACGACCTGGTGGGTCGGTACATGGAAGCGCTCGACATCCGGCCCCGGAACCCGTGGGCGCTGGTGAAGAACCTCAGCGGCGGCAATCAACAGAAGGTACTGCTGGCGCGCTGGCTCATCACCGAGCCACAGCTGTTCATCCTCGACGAGCCCACCAGGGGCATCGACGTGGGCGCGAAGGCCCAGATTCAGAAGCTGGTGGCCGATCTGGCTGCCGACGGCATGGGCGTGGTGTTCATCTCGGCCGAACTCGACGAGGTGGCGCGCATCAGTGACCGCATCGCCGTGATGCGTGAGGGACACTGCATCGCCCAGGTCGGAACGGAGTGCACCGTCAGGGAACTGACGGCGCTCATCGCCGGCGGGAGTGAGCGATGA